One genomic window of Leptotrichia shahii includes the following:
- the ruvX gene encoding Holliday junction resolvase RuvX codes for MRKFIGLDVGDVRIGVAKCDPMGILATALEVIDRNKTEPISRIKEILDDENTKKVVVGLPKSLDGTKKRQVEKVEEFVEDLKKEISGIQIIFVDERYTTTEAEHYLKNYSKKNGKERRKVVDMVAASIILQKYLDTLV; via the coding sequence ATGAGAAAATTTATTGGACTTGATGTCGGAGATGTGAGAATTGGGGTTGCAAAATGCGATCCAATGGGAATTCTTGCGACTGCTCTTGAAGTGATTGATAGAAATAAAACTGAGCCTATTTCTCGGATAAAAGAAATATTGGATGATGAAAACACAAAAAAAGTCGTTGTTGGACTTCCGAAAAGTTTGGATGGAACAAAAAAAAGACAAGTTGAAAAGGTTGAAGAATTTGTGGAAGATCTAAAAAAAGAAATATCTGGAATTCAGATTATTTTTGTGGATGAGAGATATACGACAACAGAAGCAGAACATTATTTAAAGAATTATTCCAAAAAGAATGGGAAAGAGCGAAGAAAAGTTGTAGATATGGTGGCAGCATCAATCATTTTGCAAAAATATTTAGATACGTTAGTTTAG
- the secD gene encoding protein translocase subunit SecD, whose protein sequence is MQNKKSHYVWLLLVIFVPALILYFNKVKLGLDLRGGTSVVLQAQGKIEADTMSKVRNIIERRVNSIGVAEPVIQLSGNDKLIVELAGIKDPQKAVELIGTTAKLEFRIKNKDGSYGPVLLEGSALKSAGVTRDQMGMPSVSFELSSQGANTFAKITRENIGKQLAIMLDNKEQSAPTINSEISGGSGVITGRFSMEEANNLANLLKSGALPVEIKIVENRTVGATLGVDSIRQTGVAGLIALCVISVFMIAIYKIPGIVADIALLINGVLVLGLLSGVGAALTLPGIAGFILTLGMAVDSNVITYERIKEELRLGESLHDAVEKGYENAFPAIIDGNITTLLVAAVLFFFGTGPIKGFAVTLSLGVVATVITGVFVSKIFLRLFIKVFKIKRERLFWKGALNNED, encoded by the coding sequence ATGCAGAATAAAAAATCACATTATGTTTGGTTACTTTTGGTAATTTTTGTTCCAGCTCTTATTTTGTACTTTAATAAAGTAAAACTGGGACTTGATTTACGTGGTGGAACATCAGTTGTATTACAGGCACAGGGGAAAATAGAGGCTGATACAATGAGTAAGGTTAGAAATATTATTGAAAGACGGGTAAATAGTATTGGAGTGGCTGAACCTGTTATTCAGCTTAGTGGAAATGATAAATTGATAGTGGAACTTGCAGGAATAAAAGATCCTCAAAAAGCTGTTGAATTAATTGGTACAACGGCAAAACTTGAGTTTAGAATAAAAAATAAGGATGGTTCTTATGGGCCTGTGCTTTTGGAGGGCTCTGCCTTAAAATCCGCAGGAGTAACAAGAGATCAAATGGGAATGCCGTCAGTCAGTTTTGAATTAAGTTCGCAAGGGGCAAATACTTTTGCTAAGATTACAAGAGAAAATATTGGAAAGCAACTGGCGATAATGCTAGATAATAAAGAACAGTCGGCTCCTACGATTAATAGTGAAATTAGTGGAGGAAGTGGAGTTATAACTGGAAGATTTTCAATGGAAGAAGCAAATAACCTTGCAAATCTATTAAAATCAGGAGCATTGCCTGTGGAAATCAAAATTGTTGAAAATAGAACAGTTGGAGCTACACTTGGAGTGGATTCGATAAGACAAACTGGTGTAGCTGGATTAATTGCTCTATGTGTAATTTCAGTATTTATGATCGCTATTTATAAAATACCTGGAATTGTGGCGGATATTGCGCTTCTTATAAATGGAGTTTTAGTTTTAGGATTGCTTAGTGGTGTAGGTGCAGCTTTGACACTTCCTGGAATTGCTGGATTTATATTGACATTAGGAATGGCAGTTGATTCAAATGTAATTACTTATGAGAGAATAAAGGAAGAACTGCGGCTTGGAGAATCATTGCACGATGCGGTGGAAAAAGGTTATGAAAATGCTTTTCCTGCGATAATTGATGGAAATATAACAACGTTACTTGTGGCGGCTGTGTTATTTTTCTTTGGAACAGGACCGATAAAGGGATTTGCTGTGACATTATCACTTGGTGTAGTTGCTACAGTAATTACAGGGGTATTTGTTTCAAAAATATTCTTGAGACTATTTATAAAAGTATTTAAAATAAAAAGAGAACGATTGTTCTGGAAAGGAGCTTTAAATAATGAAGATTAA
- the secF gene encoding protein translocase subunit SecF: protein MKINLKVIKKRKLYLGISVAMVLISLISLFTIKLNLGVDFKGGELIQLKYNQKIDQNAVNNALNSLVGQIPQMKAKRVQFSDTDNTVIIRTEQMSGSQKAKIMSELNQKTGKYEVVKNETVGAVIGKELTANAFQALIIGSILIIIYITVRFEFIYAVAGIVALIHDVIISFGVITMLRYEIDTPFIAAILTILGYSINDTIVVFDRIRENIKKNRSGRNKVTMSFGEVIEKSINQVFTRSIYTSLTTLFSVIVLLILGGDTLKTFSMTLFVGMLVGTYSSVFVASPLVYIMKKGKDEPKAKDTIKDSGKTVNGYDEKDKVLV, encoded by the coding sequence ATGAAGATTAATTTGAAAGTTATAAAAAAGAGAAAACTTTATTTGGGAATTTCAGTGGCAATGGTTTTAATTTCACTAATATCACTATTTACTATAAAATTAAATTTGGGAGTTGATTTTAAAGGAGGAGAATTAATTCAATTAAAATATAACCAAAAAATAGACCAAAATGCAGTAAATAATGCCTTAAACAGCTTAGTTGGACAAATTCCTCAAATGAAAGCCAAAAGAGTGCAGTTTTCCGATACGGATAATACAGTTATTATAAGAACTGAGCAAATGAGCGGTTCTCAAAAGGCAAAAATAATGTCAGAGCTAAATCAAAAAACTGGGAAATATGAAGTTGTAAAAAATGAAACTGTAGGTGCGGTAATTGGTAAGGAATTGACAGCAAATGCATTTCAAGCATTAATAATAGGAAGCATATTGATTATTATTTATATAACAGTAAGATTTGAGTTCATTTATGCCGTAGCAGGAATTGTGGCATTAATTCACGATGTTATTATTTCTTTTGGAGTTATCACAATGCTTAGATATGAGATAGATACTCCGTTTATTGCGGCAATTCTTACAATTTTGGGATACTCCATCAACGATACGATTGTTGTATTTGACAGAATTAGGGAAAATATTAAGAAAAATAGATCAGGTAGAAATAAAGTTACGATGTCATTTGGTGAAGTAATAGAAAAATCTATAAATCAAGTATTTACAAGATCAATTTATACTTCATTGACTACATTGTTTTCTGTAATTGTGCTTCTTATTCTTGGTGGAGATACATTGAAGACTTTTAGTATGACATTATTTGTGGGAATGTTAGTTGGAACATATTCATCAGTATTTGTGGCAAGCCCTTTAGTTTATATTATGAAAAAAGGTAAAGATGAGCCAAAAGCAAAAGATACTATAAAAGATTCTGGAAAAACAGTAAATGGCTATGATGAAAAGGATAAGGTTTTAGTTTAG
- the alr gene encoding alanine racemase, translated as MRCWAEININNLYSNIDEIQKIVPKEKIIAVIKADAYGHGMLKICDALIKKGIKNFAVATSDEALKIKELHNDIMVLILGPVENEYMDLIADKKIYFMVTDFEEIEFLEKTGTENSKTVDVFIKIDTGMGRVGFQENEAGQLNKILKNVKHINPIGIFSHFSSSDSDKEYTKLQERKFKAMCEKISSGIPSIRYRHLHNSFGTLKFQESIEDFVRAGIIIYGGVTDRETAPYKFKPVMSLFAKISYIKTLKEDSFISYGNTYLGKAGKTYATVSIGYADGVRRDLSNKGYVFYKGHKCEIVGRVCMDQLMILLPEELEGVAQKGDVVEFFGENIGVAEVAELCGTISYEILCGISQRVPRIYVEK; from the coding sequence ATGCGATGCTGGGCAGAAATAAATATAAATAATTTATATAGCAATATTGATGAAATTCAAAAAATTGTGCCTAAAGAAAAAATAATAGCAGTAATAAAGGCTGATGCTTATGGGCATGGAATGTTAAAAATATGCGATGCCTTAATAAAAAAAGGAATTAAAAATTTTGCTGTGGCAACAAGTGATGAAGCACTTAAAATAAAGGAGCTCCATAATGATATTATGGTGCTGATATTGGGACCTGTGGAAAATGAATATATGGATCTCATTGCTGACAAGAAAATTTATTTTATGGTTACAGATTTTGAAGAAATAGAATTTTTAGAAAAAACTGGAACAGAAAACAGTAAAACTGTAGATGTGTTTATAAAGATAGATACAGGAATGGGACGTGTAGGTTTTCAGGAAAATGAAGCAGGACAATTAAATAAAATTCTTAAGAATGTTAAGCATATTAATCCAATAGGAATCTTTTCGCATTTTTCATCATCTGATAGCGACAAAGAATATACAAAATTGCAGGAAAGAAAATTTAAAGCAATGTGTGAAAAAATATCAAGTGGAATACCATCAATACGATACAGACATTTGCACAACAGCTTTGGAACTTTAAAGTTTCAAGAAAGCATAGAAGATTTTGTGAGGGCTGGAATTATAATTTATGGAGGAGTTACAGATAGGGAAACAGCACCTTATAAATTTAAGCCTGTAATGTCTCTTTTTGCGAAAATAAGCTATATAAAAACATTAAAGGAAGACAGTTTTATAAGTTATGGAAACACTTATCTTGGAAAAGCTGGAAAAACTTATGCGACTGTTTCTATTGGATATGCTGATGGAGTAAGGCGTGACTTGTCAAACAAAGGTTATGTCTTTTATAAGGGGCATAAGTGTGAAATTGTAGGACGTGTCTGTATGGATCAGCTTATGATTTTGCTTCCTGAAGAATTGGAAGGTGTGGCTCAAAAAGGTGATGTTGTGGAGTTTTTTGGTGAGAATATAGGTGTTGCGGAAGTTGCTGAATTATGTGGCACTATTTCATACGAAATTTTATGTGGAATAAGTCAAAGAGTGCCTAGAATTTATGTAGAAAAATAG
- a CDS encoding CvpA family protein, whose amino-acid sequence MILDIGFVVLLIIFIFLGYKRGFSLEFFNMFKYIFIIFITNYVYKFFLDSKRIKPQSQLKIFIIIVVIQYIIYSAILIINREFLKSIKIKRFDKSSGMIFGIMKLFFVAIIVYIVVVIGSIKSKKIKIIRDKSFCVKIMTEYALRVTDTFPRFIKNDVERYVISQREKEVINDVLNDYENPKPDEFEKSKDIN is encoded by the coding sequence ATGATACTGGATATTGGATTTGTAGTCTTATTGATAATATTTATATTTCTTGGATATAAGAGAGGTTTTTCACTGGAATTTTTTAATATGTTTAAGTATATTTTTATTATTTTTATAACAAATTATGTTTATAAATTTTTTCTAGATTCAAAAAGAATTAAGCCGCAAAGTCAGTTGAAAATATTTATTATCATTGTTGTAATCCAATATATTATCTATTCTGCCATTTTGATAATTAATAGAGAATTTTTGAAAAGTATAAAAATAAAAAGATTTGATAAATCTTCTGGAATGATATTTGGGATAATGAAATTATTTTTTGTTGCGATTATTGTCTATATTGTAGTAGTTATAGGATCTATAAAAAGTAAAAAAATAAAAATCATAAGAGATAAAAGTTTTTGTGTAAAGATTATGACAGAATATGCGTTAAGGGTTACAGATACTTTTCCTAGATTTATAAAAAATGATGTGGAAAGATACGTGATAAGTCAAAGGGAAAAGGAGGTAATAAATGATGTTTTGAATGATTATGAAAATCCAAAACCAGATGAATTTGAAAAATCAAAAGATATTAATTAA
- a CDS encoding LptF/LptG family permease, with protein MKIIDRYIYSSLILPSLFGISIFTFIMMLNVVMEVMERLFASDLPFISIIDYLFYAIPGVLVQTIPMGAFLGVMLVYGGLSETNEIVAMEGSGIGLFRILRPAFIFGVALTLIGLGLEIYVNPRALENINAQTKQVLASKPSSLTEEKVFLINEEKGFGFYIDEVNNEEATAKNFLIINKRGDNHYPIVFLAENAKFDPGIINLNKVKGYAFAKDGNSQISAEYMEQEIPISTFFREGKKEIKKSRKEMNIKELNKFYKQNINKPEEKEAALKAQVEIYQRLIGPLASTFLCWLGVLLSVGHRRSGRGISFGISLIVIFSYIGMASYAKIMVLKNNVPANIAMWVPNFVLFILCIYYSIKKYRRN; from the coding sequence ATGAAAATAATTGACAGGTATATTTACAGTTCACTCATTTTGCCGTCATTGTTTGGAATTAGCATATTTACATTTATTATGATGTTAAATGTTGTAATGGAAGTTATGGAACGTCTGTTTGCAAGTGATTTGCCATTTATATCTATAATAGATTATTTATTTTATGCTATACCAGGAGTTCTTGTACAAACAATACCTATGGGAGCATTTTTAGGAGTAATGCTTGTTTATGGTGGTCTTTCAGAAACAAATGAAATTGTTGCAATGGAAGGTTCTGGAATAGGTCTTTTTAGAATACTTAGACCAGCATTTATTTTTGGTGTAGCATTGACATTAATTGGATTAGGGCTTGAAATTTATGTAAATCCTCGTGCATTGGAAAATATAAATGCTCAGACAAAACAAGTACTTGCTTCAAAGCCTAGCTCATTAACGGAAGAAAAAGTATTTCTAATAAATGAGGAAAAGGGTTTTGGTTTTTATATCGACGAAGTAAACAATGAAGAAGCGACAGCTAAAAACTTTTTAATCATAAATAAACGTGGCGATAATCATTATCCAATAGTTTTTTTAGCTGAAAATGCAAAGTTTGATCCAGGAATTATAAATTTAAATAAAGTAAAAGGTTATGCCTTTGCCAAGGATGGAAATAGTCAAATTTCAGCTGAATATATGGAACAGGAAATACCTATTTCCACTTTTTTCAGAGAGGGCAAAAAGGAAATCAAAAAAAGCCGTAAAGAAATGAATATAAAAGAACTAAATAAGTTTTATAAACAAAATATAAATAAACCAGAAGAAAAAGAAGCAGCTTTAAAAGCACAAGTAGAAATTTACCAAAGACTTATTGGACCGCTTGCAAGTACGTTTTTATGCTGGCTTGGGGTACTTCTTTCAGTAGGACATAGAAGAAGTGGAAGAGGAATAAGCTTTGGAATAAGTTTAATTGTTATATTTAGTTATATAGGAATGGCAAGCTATGCAAAAATTATGGTACTAAAAAATAATGTGCCTGCAAATATTGCAATGTGGGTTCCTAATTTTGTTTTATTTATATTGTGTATATATTATTCAATAAAAAAATATAGGAGAAACTAA
- a CDS encoding LptF/LptG family permease → MNKLDKYIISNYVKSFILGMMMFFLIFLLAESINLTGWLMDGKLKGHDAIKYLRYGTPEIITNTAPLGVLLGSLLCISKMAKQLEIAAMKTSGISFARIALFPMIFSFLVSVGVFWINYDMLGRSNAKKENLKSLKIDNKEPVKAQKKFIFVKIDKRTVLYSENVNKNTGTMQYIEILKFEKGFSKIGKIYTSPFAKINPKTNVWTFKDLKEYDRRTNLTKPADTKRFKFVASMEDVLASPVKAKNLTMPELREKTVYFTRVGADSLNLRIEFYYRISFALSSFVMCLIGLSLGSRYVRGGAALNIGLSVIIGYAYYGVSTILRSMAVSGAVPIYAACFIPLLIFLIVGIKLFRDSEY, encoded by the coding sequence ATGAACAAATTAGATAAATATATAATTTCAAATTATGTAAAAAGTTTTATTTTGGGTATGATGATGTTTTTTTTGATTTTTCTGTTAGCAGAGAGTATCAATTTGACAGGATGGCTTATGGATGGAAAACTTAAAGGACATGACGCTATAAAGTATTTAAGATACGGGACACCTGAAATTATAACAAATACTGCTCCTCTTGGAGTATTGCTCGGAAGCCTTTTATGTATAAGTAAAATGGCAAAACAGCTGGAAATTGCGGCAATGAAAACAAGCGGAATAAGTTTTGCAAGAATAGCGTTATTTCCTATGATTTTTTCATTTCTCGTAAGTGTGGGAGTATTCTGGATAAACTATGATATGTTGGGAAGGTCTAATGCTAAAAAGGAAAACTTAAAATCCCTTAAAATTGACAATAAAGAGCCAGTAAAGGCACAAAAAAAGTTTATTTTTGTAAAAATTGATAAAAGGACGGTTCTGTATAGTGAAAATGTAAATAAAAATACTGGAACAATGCAATATATTGAAATTTTAAAATTTGAAAAAGGATTTAGTAAGATTGGTAAAATATATACTTCGCCGTTCGCAAAAATCAACCCAAAGACAAATGTATGGACTTTTAAGGATTTAAAGGAATATGATAGGAGAACTAATTTAACAAAGCCTGCTGATACAAAGAGATTTAAGTTTGTTGCAAGTATGGAAGATGTTTTGGCAAGTCCAGTAAAGGCTAAAAATTTAACGATGCCTGAATTACGTGAAAAGACAGTTTATTTTACAAGAGTTGGAGCTGATTCCTTAAATTTAAGAATAGAGTTTTATTATAGAATATCTTTTGCATTATCATCGTTTGTGATGTGTTTGATCGGGCTTTCGCTGGGAAGTAGATATGTAAGAGGTGGAGCAGCTTTAAATATTGGATTATCTGTAATAATTGGTTATGCCTATTATGGGGTTAGTACAATTTTACGTTCAATGGCAGTTTCTGGAGCAGTTCCGATTTATGCGGCATGTTTTATTCCATTGCTTATATTTTTAATAGTTGGAATAAAGTTATTTAGAGATTCAGAATATTAG
- a CDS encoding M16 family metallopeptidase: protein MIEKVKTNTGIEIIFDKLKSISTCSVGVFVKTGSRDESDTEEGISHVLEHMVFKGTPTRNYFEISDEIDYLGANVNAHTTKEETVFYINALTQFLGKSVDILFDIVTNSTINEKELEKEKDVIVEEIKMYKDSPDDLVFEMNYADSINGQYGKPIIGTEASVKGFKAEEIKKYYRERYTKDNILIVVSGNFDKDEIIQKVDEYFGKLNDKKVNRRERIDFSFNSGKKVVSKDINQVNICITHQSVDHNSKNKIYTDILSSIIGGSMSSRLFQEIREKNGLAYSVYTYNQYYLSGGLTSTYIGTNLENYEKAIEITLSEFRKMRENGVTEDELQKAKNKYMSRIAFAMENPRSRMIILGNYYIRKNEILDAEKIKNEINAVKLIDVNNFAKTGYLTENITVLGNIENSSKE, encoded by the coding sequence ATGATAGAAAAAGTAAAGACAAATACAGGAATAGAAATTATTTTTGATAAGTTAAAGAGTATTTCTACTTGCTCAGTTGGCGTATTTGTGAAAACAGGATCACGAGATGAAAGTGATACGGAAGAAGGAATTTCACATGTTCTAGAGCATATGGTCTTTAAAGGAACTCCAACTAGAAATTATTTTGAAATTTCAGATGAGATTGACTATCTTGGAGCAAATGTAAATGCACATACTACAAAGGAGGAAACAGTTTTTTATATAAATGCTTTAACGCAGTTTTTAGGAAAATCTGTTGATATTCTGTTTGATATTGTTACAAATTCTACAATTAATGAAAAAGAGCTGGAAAAGGAAAAGGATGTAATTGTCGAAGAAATTAAGATGTATAAGGATTCGCCAGATGATCTTGTATTTGAGATGAATTATGCAGATAGTATAAATGGGCAGTATGGAAAGCCTATTATTGGAACAGAAGCAAGTGTGAAAGGATTTAAAGCGGAAGAAATTAAAAAATATTATAGGGAAAGATATACAAAGGATAATATTTTAATTGTTGTTTCTGGAAATTTTGATAAGGATGAAATTATTCAGAAAGTGGATGAATATTTTGGAAAACTGAATGATAAAAAGGTTAATAGACGTGAAAGAATAGATTTTTCATTTAATTCTGGAAAAAAAGTTGTTTCAAAGGATATAAATCAAGTTAATATTTGTATTACACATCAAAGTGTAGACCATAATAGCAAAAATAAGATATATACTGATATTTTGTCGAGTATTATCGGGGGTTCAATGAGTTCCAGACTTTTTCAGGAAATTCGTGAAAAAAATGGACTTGCATATTCTGTCTACACATACAATCAATATTATCTTTCAGGAGGTTTGACATCAACATACATTGGAACAAATCTGGAAAATTATGAAAAGGCAATAGAAATAACACTTTCAGAATTTAGAAAAATGCGTGAAAATGGAGTAACAGAAGATGAACTTCAAAAGGCGAAAAATAAATATATGAGCAGAATTGCATTTGCAATGGAAAATCCACGTTCGAGAATGATAATTTTAGGAAATTATTATATTAGAAAAAATGAAATTTTAGATGCTGAAAAAATAAAGAATGAAATAAATGCAGTGAAACTTATAGATGTGAATAATTTCGCAAAAACTGGATATTTAACAGAAAATATTACAGTTCTCGGAAATATTGAAAATTCAAGTAAAGAATAG
- the rodA gene encoding rod shape-determining protein RodA, whose product MFQSQRIIENLKNNIFRMDKMILLIVYALVTISTVFVYSATRQNGMVVKNILWIAIGTILMFIIASFDYKNIKLYIWHIYGVGVMLLLLVRFAGKKTLGAQRWIALGPFQLQPSEFVKVAIILVIAYWIVDKYKNGINNLKDIIGSILPAIPLILLILIQPDLGTTLIAISAFLFMIFLYDANMKPIWIIGIVVMLSVYPVYRFVLSDYQRDRVETFLHPEKDKKGSGWHVIQSKISVGAGGVLGKGVLQGSQSRLEFLPEAQTDFIFSVLSEELGFVGSTLVLLLYLGLIYEIIRISRIIQDDFGRLILYGMAGVIFMHVIVNVGMTIGLVPVTGKPLLFMSYGGSSFLASFIIIGIVESIKIHNNK is encoded by the coding sequence ATGTTTCAAAGTCAAAGAATAATTGAAAATCTGAAAAATAATATTTTTCGTATGGATAAAATGATTTTATTAATAGTTTATGCCCTTGTAACAATTAGTACAGTATTTGTGTATAGTGCAACAAGGCAAAATGGAATGGTTGTTAAGAATATCTTATGGATTGCTATAGGAACGATATTGATGTTTATTATAGCATCATTTGACTACAAAAATATAAAACTATATATTTGGCATATCTATGGAGTTGGAGTAATGCTACTGCTGCTTGTTCGTTTTGCTGGGAAAAAAACGCTTGGGGCACAACGTTGGATTGCATTGGGGCCATTTCAGCTGCAGCCATCAGAATTTGTAAAAGTAGCAATTATTTTAGTGATTGCGTATTGGATTGTGGATAAATATAAAAATGGAATTAACAATTTAAAGGATATTATCGGTTCAATTCTTCCTGCGATACCTCTTATATTGCTTATTTTAATACAGCCCGATCTAGGAACAACACTAATAGCAATTTCTGCTTTCTTATTTATGATATTTCTATATGATGCAAATATGAAACCAATTTGGATAATAGGAATAGTGGTCATGTTATCAGTTTATCCAGTTTACAGGTTTGTTTTAAGTGATTATCAAAGGGATCGTGTGGAAACATTCTTACATCCTGAAAAAGATAAAAAAGGAAGCGGATGGCACGTAATTCAGTCAAAAATTTCAGTTGGAGCAGGAGGAGTATTAGGAAAAGGAGTATTACAAGGAAGTCAAAGCAGATTGGAATTTCTTCCTGAAGCACAGACAGATTTTATTTTTTCAGTATTATCTGAAGAATTGGGATTTGTTGGCTCTACGTTAGTTTTACTTTTGTATCTTGGACTAATCTATGAAATAATAAGGATTTCCAGGATTATACAAGATGACTTTGGCCGGCTTATACTGTATGGTATGGCAGGTGTAATATTTATGCACGTAATCGTAAATGTAGGAATGACAATTGGACTTGTTCCAGTTACGGGGAAACCGCTATTGTTTATGAGTTATGGTGGAAGTTCATTTTTGGCTTCATTTATCATAATAGGAATAGTGGAAAGTATAAAAATTCATAATAATAAATAA
- a CDS encoding RluA family pseudouridine synthase translates to MEKNEIIVNSEMEGMRLDRYLRKSFKNEPLSRIFSAIRSGDVKINGKKSKENYRLLLNDKVIIKNLSIGNIKKSEKAENKIKKLQISQNELEKYKKMVIFENEDFFIVNKAEKIPMHKGTGHKYGLSEVFKKIYKSENINFANRLDFETSGLVIGCKTLKFLRYISEKIRENKVHKKYFAIVHNREFKNENEFLKSDSEKNKSNFKIENYLTTVENKVIVSKNPISKESKKSVTYFKYINIEKLKNQREILDLLKKNKYISLLDIELVTGRKHQIRAQLADKGLFIVGDRKYGIRDGSNRFFLCCYSLSFDEYKFSILDRLFF, encoded by the coding sequence TTGGAAAAGAATGAAATTATTGTAAATTCTGAGATGGAAGGAATGCGACTGGATAGATACTTGAGGAAAAGTTTCAAAAATGAGCCGCTTAGCAGGATTTTTAGTGCAATAAGATCTGGAGATGTAAAAATTAATGGGAAAAAGTCGAAGGAAAATTATCGGTTGTTATTAAATGATAAAGTTATAATAAAAAATTTATCAATAGGAAATATTAAAAAAAGTGAGAAAGCAGAAAATAAAATAAAAAAACTGCAAATTTCTCAAAATGAGCTTGAAAAATATAAAAAAATGGTTATTTTTGAAAATGAAGATTTTTTTATTGTAAATAAGGCAGAAAAAATTCCAATGCATAAGGGAACAGGGCATAAATATGGACTTAGTGAAGTTTTTAAAAAAATTTATAAAAGCGAAAATATCAATTTTGCAAATAGACTTGATTTTGAGACATCAGGACTTGTTATTGGATGTAAAACGTTGAAGTTTTTGAGATATATTTCTGAAAAAATTAGGGAAAATAAAGTTCATAAAAAATATTTTGCGATTGTCCATAATAGAGAATTTAAAAATGAAAATGAATTTTTGAAAAGTGATTCTGAAAAAAATAAGAGTAATTTTAAAATTGAGAATTATTTGACAACAGTTGAAAATAAAGTTATTGTTTCTAAAAATCCTATTTCAAAGGAATCTAAAAAAAGTGTTACGTATTTTAAATATATAAATATTGAAAAATTGAAAAATCAAAGGGAAATATTGGATTTACTGAAGAAAAATAAGTATATTTCACTTTTGGATATTGAACTAGTTACTGGAAGAAAACATCAAATCAGGGCTCAGCTGGCTGATAAAGGGCTTTTTATAGTTGGAGACAGGAAGTATGGAATTAGGGATGGAAGTAATAGATTTTTTCTTTGTTGCTATTCTCTTTCATTTGATGAATATAAATTTTCGATTCTAGATAGGTTATTTTTTTAG
- the accD gene encoding acetyl-CoA carboxylase, carboxyltransferase subunit beta, producing MGLFSSRKSKNKYVTLTSKSKLTVDIVDDNKWKKCSQCNEIIYNEDLKNNLNVCPKCGNYFRLTAFERIELLIDEGTFMEEDMTLNSKNVLNFPGYEEKLEVSREKSRMLDGVISGTGKINGLEVSIAAMEFSFMGGSMGSVVGERITRAMERGLKKKIPVVIVSSSGGARMQEGILSLMQMAKTSGAVKKLNDAGIPFISVPVDPTTGGVTASFAMLGDVIITEPNAFIAFAGPRVIEQTVNQKLPKGFQRAEFLLEHGMVDIISERKDLKTTIYRVLEKLV from the coding sequence ATGGGTTTGTTTTCAAGCAGAAAATCAAAAAATAAGTATGTTACACTTACTTCTAAGTCAAAATTGACAGTTGATATCGTGGATGACAATAAATGGAAAAAGTGTAGTCAATGTAATGAGATTATTTACAATGAGGATTTGAAAAATAATCTGAATGTATGTCCGAAATGCGGGAATTATTTTAGACTTACAGCATTTGAAAGAATTGAGCTTTTGATTGATGAAGGAACTTTTATGGAAGAAGATATGACACTTAATTCTAAAAATGTGTTAAATTTTCCAGGATATGAGGAAAAGCTGGAAGTTTCACGTGAAAAAAGCCGTATGTTAGATGGAGTCATAAGTGGAACTGGAAAAATTAATGGACTGGAAGTTAGTATTGCTGCAATGGAATTCAGCTTTATGGGTGGAAGTATGGGTTCTGTTGTTGGTGAGAGAATTACAAGAGCAATGGAACGTGGACTTAAAAAGAAAATACCTGTTGTAATAGTTTCAAGTTCTGGTGGTGCTAGAATGCAGGAGGGAATTTTATCACTTATGCAAATGGCAAAAACTTCAGGAGCAGTAAAAAAATTAAATGATGCAGGAATTCCATTTATTTCTGTACCTGTTGATCCAACTACTGGTGGAGTTACAGCTTCCTTTGCGATGCTTGGAGATGTGATTATAACAGAGCCAAATGCTTTTATCGCTTTTGCAGGGCCTAGAGTAATTGAACAAACTGTAAACCAAAAATTACCGAAGGGATTCCAAAGGGCAGAGTTTTTATTAGAACACGGAATGGTTGATATAATTTCAGAAAGAAAAGACTTGAAAACAACGATTTATAGAGTATTGGAAAAATTGGTGTAA